GGGCCGCGCCGAAACCGTCCATTTTTTTGGCCTGGAAGCGCTATGGCGCTACTGAACATCCTTGACGACCGGAGACTACACATGAAAAGAACCACGGCGCTCGTCCTCGCATTGGCAGCCGCGCTGCCCTGCGCCGCCCACAGCCGCGACGCCGACCTGGTGCTGCGCAACGGCCAGATCATCACCATGGACCCCGCCGCGCCGCGCGCCACGGCACTCGCGATCCAGGGCGAACGCATCGTCGCGGTGGGCGGGGACGGCGATGTCGAGCAACACGTCGGACCTGCCACGCGCCAATTGGATCTGCAAGGCCGTACGGTGATACCCGGCCTCATCGACACTCATATCCACGCCATCCGCGGCGGCCAGACCTATGCGTTCGAAACCTACTGGTATGACGCGCCCAGCCTGGCGGACGCGCTGGGCCGGCTGGCGCGCGACGCCGCGCAACGTCCGCGCGACCATTGGGTCGCGGTGGTCGGATCCTGGCATCCGCGGCAATTCCTCGAGCGCCGCGCGCCCACGCGCGCCGACCTGGACCAGGCGGTTCCCGGGCATCCCGCCTATGTCCAATACCTGTACGACTACGCCCTGCTCAACAGCCGCGGCATCGAAGCCCTGGGCCTGGACGCCCCGCAGCCGCCGGAACTGCACGGCATCACGGTCGAGCGCGACGCGCAAGGCCGCGCCACCGGCAGGCTGCTGGGCGGCATCGGCCCGTTCAACGCGCTGTTCGCCCGCCTCAGCCATACCGCCGACCGTCCCGCCGGACTGCAAGCCTTTCTGCGCGCCATGAACGCGCGCGGGTTGACCGGCTTCATCGATCCGTCGGCCGGCGCCGCTGAAGCCTACGAGCCGCTCTACGCGCTGCGCGACCGCGGCGAACTCACCGTGCGTGCGGGCTACCGGATCTCGGCCCTGCGCGCAGGCGGCGAGGCGCAATGGTTCCGCGACATCATGGCCTTCCGCCCGCCGCGCCATGACGACGGCAAGCTCGCGTTCCTGGGATTGGGCGAAAACCTGGTGTCCGCCATGAACGACGGCGTGCGCATGGGACCGGGATTCAAGCCGCCGGCCGAAGCGCGCCAGGAACTCGCCCGCATCGCCCGCTACGCGGCCGAACGCCGCATCCCGCTGGAGATCCACGCCTACACCGACGATGCCGCCAGCGCGATTCTCGATGTGTTCGAGGAAGTCGGCCGCGACCACGACCTGCGTCCGCTGCGCTGGTCGATCGCGCACCTGAACACCGGCTCGCGCCGCACGCTGGAACGCATGTCGCGCCTGGGGCTGGCCTACACGGTGCAGATGGGTCCGTACTTCGAGGGCGAGGCGATACGCGCGGCCAATCCCAAGGGAACGGAGCAGGATTCGCCGCCAGTGCGCACGGCGCTGGACCTGGGTCTGCCGGTCGCGGGCGGCACCGATTCCACCCGCATCGGCGTGGCCGGGGTCTGGCAGGCGGTGGAGTACCACGTGCAGGGGCGCGCCATCGGCGCCACGGTGCTGCGCGAGCCCGGCGCCTTGCTCACGCGGGAGGAAGCGCTGGCGCTCTACACCCGCCAGGCCGCCTGGCTGGCGTTCGACGAAGACGACCGCGGTCAACTGAACGCCGGCAAGCTGGCCGACCTGGCAGTGCTGGACCAGCCGTACCTGACGATGCCGGCGGACCAGATCCACGCCATCAATTCGGTGCTCACGCTGCTGGGCGGCAAGCCGGTGCATGACGCCGGGGTGTTGCCGGCGCCGCCGGCCAAGGCGGTCCGATAAAGAACCTCGTTGGCGCGCGAACTGGTGGCGCAGCAGCGCTGGCCCCACGCCAGACTGGACTGCTGAACCTGCCGCCGCAGGTGGCGGCATTTTGTCATCGTCTTGAGTTCCGAACGCAGGACGCAGCGTACGGTCGCCGCCACTTCCAAAAGACCCTGCGATCGGGCAGGCATGACCCGCCGCCGCCGGCCTCTCGGCATACACTGCTACGCGCCATGCCAGTCCCGGACCCCGCCATGCCGACGCTCAATCCATGATGTACCTACTGTGGTCGTTACCCGCCCTGGCCGTCATCGGCGCCATCGCCAGCGGACGCCTGACCACCACCGCCGCCGCCGTGCTGGGCCTGCTGGCTGCCGTGCCCATCGCCCTGTATGCGGCGCCAGCATCCTTCGGCGCCGGGCAGCTCGGGCTGGCGCTGGAACGCGGCCTCTGGATAGGTTGGATCATCACGCCGTACATTCTGGGCGGGCTGCTGTTCTGGAACATGGCGGCGCAAGGACGCGCGCCGCACGCGGCGGCGGACGGCGCCAAAGCCGCATTGGCCCATCCCCTGGCGCGCCGCCGGCTGCTGTTCTTTGCCTGTTTCCTGGTCGGCCCTTTCGCCGAATCGGCCACCGGCTTCGGCGTGGGCATGCTGGGTACGGTGCTGCTGATCCGGCCTTTGGATTTGAAGCCACGCGAAACCATGGTGTTCGCGCTGCTGAGCCAGACCCTGATCCCCTGGGGCGCCATGGGCAGCGGCACGCTGCTGGCTTCGGCCTACGCGCGCGTCCCGGCGTCGCAGCTGGCGCTGTACGGCATGGTGCCGGTCGCCTTGTTGACGGTATTGTGGATGCTGCTGTATTGGCGCACCGCCAGGCGCGCGGGCTTGCGGGCCGAACCCGCGGAGCATGTGCGCGAAGCCGTCTGGATGATCGCGAGCCTGGGTGCCCTGAGCGCCGCGACGGCGCTGCTGGGACCGGAAACCGCGCTGCTGTCGGCCTACGGCCCGCTCATCGTGCTGCGCTTCCTGCTGGACCGCCGGCCGGACCGGCCCCGGATGATGGCGGCGGCGCGCAAGGCGCTGCCCTATATCCTGATGATTGCGTGGCTGGTGGCCACGCGCTTGCTGCCAGGACTGAACGGCGGCCTGGCCGGACTGGCTGCGTTCAAGCCATTTCCGGACCTGCCCGGTTGGATGCCGCTGCTGCATGCCGGCAGCTGGCTGATCGCGGGCGCCGTGCTCATGGCCGCCTTCTGCCGCCAGCGCGGCCTGCTCGCGGCACAGGCGCGCGCGGCCTGGACCACGGGACGGCACGCGGTTTACTCCGTGTTCCTGTTCGCCATGATGGCCGAAGTCCTGGCCGGCGCCGGCATCTCGCAAGCGTATGCCGACGGCCTGTTCGCCGGCCTGCAGGACTGGACCCTATTGATCACGCCGCTGCTGGCCGGCGTGTTCGGCATCCTGGCCAACAGCGGCAATGCGCCCAACAGCCTGTTCATGCCCGCGCAGCTGTCGCTGGCCTTGAATGCGGGCCTGAGCGTGCCGGCCGCGGCAGCGCTGCTGCATGTGTCGGGCACGTCGATGGGAATTTTTTCACCCGTGCGGATGTCGATCGCGGCCGGCCTGGCGCATGGGCGCGGCGAAGAGCGCGGCGTGTATGTGCAGTTGCTGCCTTATGCGCTGGCGGCGTTCGGACTGCTGCTGTGCCTGGCGGTACTGGTGGTGCTGACCGGAGCCTGATCGCGATCCGCGACTCGCCCGCGATGTGCGGTGCGCGCCGGCTTCAGGCGCGTGCGTACATCCGCAGGATTCCATGTCCGATCACGCCCTGGCTGAGCGCGTACTGGCTGAATGCGCCCAGCGGCATCGGCCTGCCATGGAAATACCCTTGCGTGACCTGCGCCCCCAATGCGCACACCATGTCGTATTCCTCCTGGGTTTCGATGCCTTCGGCCACCACCGTCATGTCCAGCGACCGCGCCATCTCCACGGTGCAGGCCAGGACGTCCTGGGCGTGTCGATGGCGACTCGCACGGGAGATCAGGTCGCGATCTATCTTCAGTTCGTCGAAAGGCGCGCACAGCAGCCGGTCGAGCGAGGAATCGCCGGTGCCGAAGTCGTCGATCGCGCAGCTGAAGCCGCGCAGGCGCAGTTGCGTGACGGCCCCAGCCAACGCCCCATTGGAGCGGGCGCCCCCGTCCTCGGTGATCTCGATGACGATGCGGCTCGGATCCACGCCGGCGAACTCGGCGCGGTCGGCCACGTCCTGCGCCCAGCAGATGGACCTTGCAACGGTCGCCGGCACGTTGATGCTGATGACGCAATCGGGCCGGTTGCCGAGTTCGCGCAGCGCCTCGAAGGCGCGCGCCAGCATGTGGTCGGTCAGCGATCCGAGCAAGCCGGCTGACTCGAAAGCCGGCAGGAACGCGGCCGGAGGAATCATCGTGCCGTCGTCGGCGACCCAGCGGGCCAGCATTTCGGCGCCGCGCAGCTCGCCCGTCGAGACGCAATGCTGCGGCTGGAAGTATGCGGTGATCTCGCGCTGCGCCAGGGCGCGGCGCAGGCGTTCGGCGTCCAGGCCGGCCAGCGCCACGCTGCTGCTCTGCGCCGCGGCGCGCAGCGTCGCCGCGCCATCGGCCAGCGCCGTCCGGGCCAGGGATTCGATCATTGCAATCAGGCAGGCCGCTTCCAGCGGCTTGCCCAACGCGGCAATGATGGGCAGGCCGCGATTCCTGGCGTAGGCCGCCGCGGCCTGCAGGATCCGGGACGGATGGCTGCTGGCGATCGCGATGCCGCCGCAGCCGCCGGCCTCGGCCAGCGCGTCGATCATCTGCAGCCCGGTGCGGTCCGTCATGTCGAGGTCGACGATGACCAGATCCCACTGCCGCTGCTGGATCGCCGCCACGGCCGACGCGCCGTCGTGCGCCACCGCCACCTCGGGCACGCCGATCTTGCCCAGCATCCGCGTCAGCGCGGAGCGTTGGAGTTCGTCTTGATCGACAACCAGGGCGGATTTGAGCATGATGTTCCTCATGAACGGCGGGCCCATGACGCTGCGGCAAGGCGCCTGCAGGCGGGAGGCCAGGCAGCGAACTGCCGACGAATTCATTGTTCCACCCGCGGCCGGGAACGGAAATCAGCCGAGTCCTATTTTCCGTTTTTGGCCTGATTGGCTCTATCATGGCGTCACCCATCCCGGCGGAGCCGAACCCAGCATGGCCGCGCACCCCCAAGACGTCCAAGAGTCCGACACCGCCGGCCGGCCATCACGCAGCGCCATCAGCATCCTGAACCGCTACCAGCGCGCCCTGCTGTACGTGGGCGGCGCCGTGACCACCCTGGTGCTGCTGACCGTCGCCGGAGTCATGGTGTTCTCGCAGGCCAGGGATTACGTCGCGGAACGCTACGCCGGCTTTGTGGTGCGCAAGGCGCTGCTGCAGACGGCGCTGGGCGTGCGCGAGGGAGCCTTCCGCATCGGTCTGTCCCACGAGGAATACGCCTGGCCCGGGCGCGCGTCGGAGGCCGCACCCGAGCTGGTGCAAGCCTTCGCGCGGCAGCAAGGACGCATGGAGTTCCAGCGCAATCCCAACTTCCCGCCGGTGGTGGCCTTGGCCGACATCGAACCCGGCCGGCCCGCGGCGGCCTATCTGCCCTACCTGCACCTGACCGACGAGATCAGCTATTCGGCCGCGGCCTATGCCAAGGCGCTCTCGGTCAGCGGCTTCTTCTACAGCCCCGATCGCAGCTTCCTCGGCGTGGGTCCCATGTCCGAGACCATGGACCCGCTCACGCTGGTGGGCGCGAAAGACGTCCCGGAACTGATCCGGACGATCGCCCCGGATCTGGGCGACCTGGACTCGCCCGAGGTCCGGCAACGCCTGATGGCGGCGGGCGGACCTCGCTGGCTGCCGCCGGCCATCGACCCGCTGACGCGCAAGCTGTCCCTGCGGCTGTACCAGGCAGCCAGCAGCGAGGGCCGGATATTCGCCATTTTCGTCGCGATATACCCTGCCGATGCCCTGAACGCCTATCTGACGACAACGCGCTACGAAGAAGCGGCCCTGATCGTCGACAAGGACGGACGCCAGCTCCTGCCGACGGACATGGACGCGCAGGATCCGCAGCTCGCCGCCCGGATCCTGGACGCGGCGCGGTCGGCTCCGTCCGCGCCGGCGGATCTGCGCTATCGCGATGGCCTCTTCATCCTGGGCGAACAGGTCTCGGAATCCGGCTGGAACCTGATCTATGCATTTTCCTGGCGCACCATCGTCGCCGACCTGTGGCCGCGGCTGGCGAGCTATGCGGTCGCGACGCTGCTGATGGTGGCGTTCGTCTGGGGCGTGCTGCTGTTGCTCGACCGCAAGGTCTTCAAGCCCGGCTATGCCCGCTCCCAACGCATCTTCGAAAGCGAAAACCTGAACCGCACCATGGTCGCCACCGCGCCCTCGGGGCTCGCCCTGCTGTCGCTGAACACCGGCGAAGTGCTGCTGCAGAACGAGGTCATGCAGGACTACGCCGCCAGCGGCGCGCCCGGCAGCCCGCCCCTGCATTCGCGCCTGCTCGCCCAGTATCACGACGCTTCGGAAGCGGCCGGCTGGCACGCCGGCCTGGAACTCGCCTACCCGCGCGCCGACGGCAGCCGCAGCGATCTGCTGGTAAGCGCGGTGCGCACCAAATATCAGGGCGTGGAGGTATTGCTCTGCAACTTCACCGACATCACCGCCCGCAAGCAGCTCGAGCAAAAACTGGAAGAGGCCCGCGTCGCGGCAGACACGGCGAACCAGGCAAAGTCCGCCTTCCTGGCCACCATGAGCCATGAGATCCGCACGCCGCTCAACGCCATCCTGGGCAATCTCGAACTGCTGGAGCGCTCCGGCCTCTCGGCGCCGCAGAGCGAGCGCCTGCGCGCCGTCACCTCGTCCTCGGCGACCTTGCTGGACATCATCAACGACATCCTGGATTTCTCCAAGGTCGAGTCCGGCCAGATGAGTGTGGAGTCCATTCCGTTCGACTTGGCCGAGGTGGCCCGCCAGGTCATCGCCGTCTTCACGCCGGCCGCGCAGGCCAAGGGGCTGGAGCTGGACTGCAGCATCGACGACGGCCTGGCGCCGCGCTATCTGGGCGACCCGACGCGCATCCGCCAAATCATGTTCAACCTGGTCGCCAATGCCATCAAATTCACCTCCCGCGGCGATGTGCTCCTTGAGGTCTACCGCCAGGATGACAACGCCCCCGACACGCCGATCGTGATCGGCGTCAGCGACACGGGCATCGGCATGACGCCGGCGCAGCAGGCCACGCTGTTCCGGCCGTTCACCCAGGCGGATTCCTCCATCGCCCGGCGCTATGGCGGCACCGGGCTAGGCCTGGCGCTGTGCGGCCGGTTGGCGGCGCTGATGCGCGGCGGCATTGCCGTCACCAGCGCGCCACAGCAAGGCAGCACGTTCCTCGTGACCCTGCCCCTGCGCGCCGCGCCCGCTGAAGTCCAGGAAGCCCCTGCCGCCGATGACGCCGCGGCCTGGCATCAGGACCAGCCCATCACCGCCCGCATCCTGGTGGCGGACGACAATCCCGCCAATCGGGAACTGATGAAGATGCAGCTCGAAACGCTGGGCTACCAGACAGACCTCGCCGCGGACGGCAGCGCCGCCCTCGGACGCTACATGGAGCAAGCCTATGACCTGGTGATCACGGATGTGAACATGCCAGGCATGGACGGCTACGCCGTGGCTCGCTGCCTGCGCGCGCAGGGCGCGCAGGTGCCCATCATCGCCTACACCGCCCACGTCGGCGTGCAGGAACACCAGCAATGCCGCGATGCCGGCATTGACGCGGTGCTGGTCAAGCCGCTGCTGCTGGGCAAGCTGGACGCGGCGATCCGGCGCCTGCTGCGTCCAGGCGCAGCGCCTGCCGCCGGCCCGCGCGCCCGGGACGAAATCGCGCAAGGGCCACTCCCCGCACGCGTGCATGAGGCCCTGGTCCTGTCATTGCGGCAATCGCTCGCGGCCATCCGCAAGGAACTCGCCGCGATCCGCGCCGGCAATGATTCCCAGGAGACCGAGGCGGGCGCGCATCTGCACTCCTTGCGCGGAGCCTGCGCCATGATTCACGAGACGGCGCTCGCCGACCTGTGCGCGCAAATGGAAGAGCTGGCTCGCAGCCGGCGCACCGAAGCCCTGGCCAACGCCCTGGATGCCTTCGAACCCCTGGCAGAGGCGGCGCTGACAAAGCGCAAACCCCGCGACCCGGAAAAATAGGCTTAGTCCTATCCCGAACGGGCCCGCAATCGGACCTGGCTGCTTATCCGCCAGCGCGCGCGCCCATAAAGTCTGTGATGCGCCGCCTCGACGCGCCTGGCGGCCACGCCAGCTTTGCTCCTACCCTGTTCCATGATGAAGCCACTCAATCTACGCGTCATGGTCGCCGACGACCATCCCGCCGTACGCGCCGGCGTGCAGCACACGCTGGCTACCAGCAGCACCGTATCCGTGATCGGCGCGGCCCGCGACTCCTCCGAACTGATGGAGATGCTGGGCCGGCATCCGTGCGAAGTCCTGATCTCCGACTACTCCATGCCCGGCGGACGGTTCGGCGACGGCATCACGCTGTTCGGCTTGATCCGCCAGCGCTACCCCGCCCTGAAGATCGTGGTGCTGACCATGCTGGAAAGCCCGGGCATCGTGCATTCGCTCTTGAACCTCGGCATCCCCGCCGTCCTCAGCAAGTCCGATTCGCTGAATCATCTATTGCCGGCGATACATGGCGCCCATGCCAACGGCCGCTATCTTTCGCCGCGGATCTCCGAGCTGGCAAACGCCCTGGACCGCGGCGACTACGGCATCCACATGCTGACCCGGCGCGAGCTGGAAGTGGTGCGCCTGTTCGTGTCCGGCCTGACGATCAATGAAATCGCCGAGCGCCTGCACCGCAGCAAGAAGACCATCAGCACGCAGAAAGGCACAGCCATGCTCAAGCTGGGATTGGAGCGCGACATTGAACTGCTGCGTTACGGGATCGAATCGGGACTGATCAGCGCCAGCCCTTCCTCCGGCCCTGCCGGCGCAACCCAGGAAGCCGCGTCGGCGTAAGCCCAGCGCGCCCGGACATCAGCCCGGCGTGCCTGAATCCTGCTGTTGCCCCGCCGGCGCGGATTCCACGGCCAGCGTGGCGGTCAGGCCGTTCTCCATTGCATACCGGAACAGGTCGACCTCGCGCTCGATGCCGAGCTTTTCCATGGCCTTGGCTTTCTGGGTGCTGATGGTCTTCTTGCTGCGGTGCAGGCGCTCGGCGATTTCGTTGATGGTGAGGCCCGAGGCATACAGCCGCACGACCTCTGATTCGCGCTGGCTCAGCACGCTTTCGGCATTGCGCCCGCGCCGGTTCCAGTCTATGCCCTGGATCACCTTGTTGGCGCTGGGCGAGTAGTACTTCCCGCCGGTGTGGGCGGCGTGGATGGCCGGGATCAGATGCGCCAGCGCGTCGGACTTGCTGACAATGCCGCCTATGCCCAGCGTCACCAGCGTGTGCATGACCGCGGCGTTGTCCAGCATGGTCAGCACCACCAGCTTCAGCTGCGGATAGCGCCGCTGCAGCAAGCCGAACAGCGACGCCCCATCGCCGAAATCGCCGGCGGGCATGGAGTAGTCGGACACCACCACATCGCAAGGAACGCGATCCAGCAGCGCGACCAGTTCGGTGGAGTTGGCCGCCGCGCCCACCAGCGAAATCGTAGCCACCTCGGCCAGCGCGTGCTGCACGCCCGCCACCATGCCGGGATGGTCGTCCGCCAGCATCACCTTGATCTTGAATTCGTCCATGCCCGAGTCTCTAGGGACTGTTCTTCTGAAAAGGAGCCTTTGCGCAAGGTCCCGGGCCGGCGTTCATTGGCCGGCCCGATAGATAAGTCTTCGCGGCCGAGGCTAGTCGTAGGCCAGTGTGACGATGGCCCTGGCCGGCCCCGCGGCAGGATGCGACCGGCTCGCTGTCAGCGCCAGCGCGCCGCCGCCCGCAGGCAGATGACAGGCCGCGTCCGGCTGCATGCGCACGCCCGGGCAAACCAAGCCGTACGACGCCGAATCCAGGTTCCGCAGGCTCACGGTCGCGCTGCTGCGTTCGACCCGGGCGCCCTGGAACTGCAGAGCGGCTCCGTCCGGCGCCTGCCGCAGATCGCGCGTAAACGAAGCTGCGGACACTCCCCCTGTGAACGTGATGGTTCCCGATGCGGCATGAGCCGCCATGGGTATCACACCCGCCGCCAACACGCCTGCCATGACCATACGAACAGAAACCCTCGCAGGATGCCTCATGTCAACTCCTCAACAATTGCGGCAGGGGCGCCGCAAATTCTTCCTTGCAGTCCCGACAAGGGCCGCCGGCCGTCGCGCGCCCCGACCAAGCCGCGCATGCCGGCGCTGGATGGGCGTGGCGGTCCGCAGCCTGCCCCCAGTCCTGCCCCATGCCGAATTCATAAGCCCAGTCCTAGTTCATTGGGCTTGGATATAGGGCTAGTCTGAATACTGCAAAACAAATGCAAATATAGCCCTGAAAACGGATTGCAAGCCGGGTTTTCATGGGATTCTTCGCGTCTGCATCAAGCGCGCCACACGTCCACGCGCGCGACCCATACCGAAAGACCGATATGCCTAACTCCACCGCCATGGCCAGCCTTGGCGATACGCAAGACCTGCTCAGCGCGGGGATGCAACACGACCGGGGACTCAGCCTCCTCGCCCGCTATCACTCCGTGATGCTGTTCGGCGGCGGCATGGTGCTGTCCGTTCTGATCGTGCTTGCGGCCTGTCTGGTCCTGTACAACGCGGCGCATGCCGCCATCGCCAGGCTGCACACGGAACTCGCCGCGCACCAGTCTCTCGTGAGCCTGGATCTCGAAGGCAAGCAGACCGCCATGCGGC
The sequence above is drawn from the Achromobacter xylosoxidans genome and encodes:
- a CDS encoding amidohydrolase, giving the protein MKRTTALVLALAAALPCAAHSRDADLVLRNGQIITMDPAAPRATALAIQGERIVAVGGDGDVEQHVGPATRQLDLQGRTVIPGLIDTHIHAIRGGQTYAFETYWYDAPSLADALGRLARDAAQRPRDHWVAVVGSWHPRQFLERRAPTRADLDQAVPGHPAYVQYLYDYALLNSRGIEALGLDAPQPPELHGITVERDAQGRATGRLLGGIGPFNALFARLSHTADRPAGLQAFLRAMNARGLTGFIDPSAGAAEAYEPLYALRDRGELTVRAGYRISALRAGGEAQWFRDIMAFRPPRHDDGKLAFLGLGENLVSAMNDGVRMGPGFKPPAEARQELARIARYAAERRIPLEIHAYTDDAASAILDVFEEVGRDHDLRPLRWSIAHLNTGSRRTLERMSRLGLAYTVQMGPYFEGEAIRAANPKGTEQDSPPVRTALDLGLPVAGGTDSTRIGVAGVWQAVEYHVQGRAIGATVLREPGALLTREEALALYTRQAAWLAFDEDDRGQLNAGKLADLAVLDQPYLTMPADQIHAINSVLTLLGGKPVHDAGVLPAPPAKAVR
- a CDS encoding EAL domain-containing protein; translation: MLKSALVVDQDELQRSALTRMLGKIGVPEVAVAHDGASAVAAIQQRQWDLVIVDLDMTDRTGLQMIDALAEAGGCGGIAIASSHPSRILQAAAAYARNRGLPIIAALGKPLEAACLIAMIESLARTALADGAATLRAAAQSSSVALAGLDAERLRRALAQREITAYFQPQHCVSTGELRGAEMLARWVADDGTMIPPAAFLPAFESAGLLGSLTDHMLARAFEALRELGNRPDCVISINVPATVARSICWAQDVADRAEFAGVDPSRIVIEITEDGGARSNGALAGAVTQLRLRGFSCAIDDFGTGDSSLDRLLCAPFDELKIDRDLISRASRHRHAQDVLACTVEMARSLDMTVVAEGIETQEEYDMVCALGAQVTQGYFHGRPMPLGAFSQYALSQGVIGHGILRMYARA
- a CDS encoding response regulator — translated: MAAHPQDVQESDTAGRPSRSAISILNRYQRALLYVGGAVTTLVLLTVAGVMVFSQARDYVAERYAGFVVRKALLQTALGVREGAFRIGLSHEEYAWPGRASEAAPELVQAFARQQGRMEFQRNPNFPPVVALADIEPGRPAAAYLPYLHLTDEISYSAAAYAKALSVSGFFYSPDRSFLGVGPMSETMDPLTLVGAKDVPELIRTIAPDLGDLDSPEVRQRLMAAGGPRWLPPAIDPLTRKLSLRLYQAASSEGRIFAIFVAIYPADALNAYLTTTRYEEAALIVDKDGRQLLPTDMDAQDPQLAARILDAARSAPSAPADLRYRDGLFILGEQVSESGWNLIYAFSWRTIVADLWPRLASYAVATLLMVAFVWGVLLLLDRKVFKPGYARSQRIFESENLNRTMVATAPSGLALLSLNTGEVLLQNEVMQDYAASGAPGSPPLHSRLLAQYHDASEAAGWHAGLELAYPRADGSRSDLLVSAVRTKYQGVEVLLCNFTDITARKQLEQKLEEARVAADTANQAKSAFLATMSHEIRTPLNAILGNLELLERSGLSAPQSERLRAVTSSSATLLDIINDILDFSKVESGQMSVESIPFDLAEVARQVIAVFTPAAQAKGLELDCSIDDGLAPRYLGDPTRIRQIMFNLVANAIKFTSRGDVLLEVYRQDDNAPDTPIVIGVSDTGIGMTPAQQATLFRPFTQADSSIARRYGGTGLGLALCGRLAALMRGGIAVTSAPQQGSTFLVTLPLRAAPAEVQEAPAADDAAAWHQDQPITARILVADDNPANRELMKMQLETLGYQTDLAADGSAALGRYMEQAYDLVITDVNMPGMDGYAVARCLRAQGAQVPIIAYTAHVGVQEHQQCRDAGIDAVLVKPLLLGKLDAAIRRLLRPGAAPAAGPRARDEIAQGPLPARVHEALVLSLRQSLAAIRKELAAIRAGNDSQETEAGAHLHSLRGACAMIHETALADLCAQMEELARSRRTEALANALDAFEPLAEAALTKRKPRDPEK
- a CDS encoding response regulator, translating into MMKPLNLRVMVADDHPAVRAGVQHTLATSSTVSVIGAARDSSELMEMLGRHPCEVLISDYSMPGGRFGDGITLFGLIRQRYPALKIVVLTMLESPGIVHSLLNLGIPAVLSKSDSLNHLLPAIHGAHANGRYLSPRISELANALDRGDYGIHMLTRRELEVVRLFVSGLTINEIAERLHRSKKTISTQKGTAMLKLGLERDIELLRYGIESGLISASPSSGPAGATQEAASA
- a CDS encoding response regulator transcription factor, producing the protein MDEFKIKVMLADDHPGMVAGVQHALAEVATISLVGAAANSTELVALLDRVPCDVVVSDYSMPAGDFGDGASLFGLLQRRYPQLKLVVLTMLDNAAVMHTLVTLGIGGIVSKSDALAHLIPAIHAAHTGGKYYSPSANKVIQGIDWNRRGRNAESVLSQRESEVVRLYASGLTINEIAERLHRSKKTISTQKAKAMEKLGIEREVDLFRYAMENGLTATLAVESAPAGQQQDSGTPG